The following DNA comes from Solea solea chromosome 6, fSolSol10.1, whole genome shotgun sequence.
CAGACTTGGAAATTTAAGTTATTTTGCAAACAGAAGACTAAAGTCTATGGCCATAACCTTCATCCCCAGAAACTTCATCCTGAcctgtcctttactttttgagatatactacagacagacagacagacagacagacagacagacacagctaAAAACACAACCCCCATGGTGGAGGTAATAAATGATCATGAACTGATTTTCATCACAGTGTTTAATCATGACTGACAACTTACctctaatatttaataaaacaagtCCTATGGGCAATGTCTCTGCAGATGGGAGGTGTCAAAGAGCGTCTTGTTCAGCTGCAGCGCTGCATGCACTCTGTCCAGGAAACAGGGGGGGCCTGGAGTCCCGGGAGCCAGGAGAGCGACTCTCTAGGGGCCATTCTGTCACTAATGGCAGCTGTGCTGACAGAGTGTGACCTCCACTGTCACAGCCAGGCCCTCGGGGCGATGGCAAAACGCCTAGGTGAGTAGCACTTATTTATATCACCAGCCacctctgcaacacacacacaaatgccatTGTACTCACTCCCCCTCACACAGTAAACAGAACCTCAATGAGGCCGGCTAAGTGTTGGTCATAGGTGAGTGCATAGGAATTCAACTGCACAGAGAAGGATGAGAACAACTCATGTTCACAATGTGGGAAGCCTGAAAGAGTTATCAAACAAAGTGGAAGGCCTCCGCACAGTAAATCAAGACCAAGCCTCTATTTTCGGAGCCTGACGACAGTGTGATGTTTTTCACTGACAACTTAATCTTTCACTGCACTCACAGAAAGCGCAGCGGTGGGAAGAGCGGGGGAGAAAGACCTGCTGCTCTTCCTGAAGAGCATCACACATTACCCTCCAACAGGTAAGGGCTTGAAGGCTGATAATACGATACATAATGTTTGATgattaaaacactaaataaagACGTGTGTGGTTCTCAGTCGCGCCCTCAGACAGGTTACATCCTCAGGATTGTGCAGAGATTTACAAGCTTGGCATCAAAGAGAGTGGAATCTACACCATCCAGCCTGATCTGCACAGGCCAGCACTGGAGGTATTTCAGATTCATCAcactcataaacacacagatagACCCCCACCCTGATCTGCTTCTTTCAAAGTGTGCTATCTGTGGATCAGTAAAATCTAAGCTTTATAATATCAAAGTCTTTGTTATGGCTCAGGCTAAATGTGACATGGAGACGGCGGGCGGTGGTTGGACTGTGATCCAGACTCGGCAGGATGGTTCGCTGAatttcaacagaacatggcagGAATACCAGGAGGGCTTTGGAAGTCCACAGGGAGAGCGCTGGCTGGGGAACGCGGCGATGCATGCCCTCACCACCACCGGCCAACACCAACTCCGAATAGAGCTGGAGGACTGGCACCATCAGAGACGCCATGCGACCTACAACAATTTCAAAGTAGCCTCAGAGGCACAGAGGtgaaacaccaacacacactttCTGCACCAGCTAGATGAGTAGAATGAACTGTCCAAAATCTCATGAAACTGTACCTTCATATCTTTTGTATTTCAAA
Coding sequences within:
- the si:ch211-157b11.8 gene encoding fibroleukin, encoding MIPFGSLGLLSLYVGALLSLDASPSCTQPPCRDSLVAAPNPPGSAAGVGTGACEGQTGTTGCKMGVSLPAIAGAPRRVEHRHDLPQVQPKMGGVKERLVQLQRCMHSVQETGGAWSPGSQESDSLGAILSLMAAVLTECDLHCHSQALGAMAKRLESAAVGRAGEKDLLLFLKSITHYPPTVAPSDRLHPQDCAEIYKLGIKESGIYTIQPDLHRPALEAKCDMETAGGGWTVIQTRQDGSLNFNRTWQEYQEGFGSPQGERWLGNAAMHALTTTGQHQLRIELEDWHHQRRHATYNNFKVASEAQRYRLTAREYSGDAGNALSYNKRYNHDGRSFTTADRDHDRYAAGNCGHYYGTGWWFDACLAANLNGHYYRGRYSGVTNGIYWGTWYILTDGRTGERYSFKRVEMKTRPKNFVGRP